CCCCGATCACGATCGGCTCCTCTGCAGACTTGCGGGTGGGCCAGAACGTGGTGGCGGTCGGGTCGCCGCTCGGCCTGGAAGGCACCGTGACGACCGGGATCGTGAGCGCTCTCAACCGGCCCGTCTCCACCAGCGGCGAAGCCGGCAACCAGAACACGGTGCTCGACGCGATCCAGACCGATGCCGCCATCAACCCCGGCAACTCCGGTGGTGCGCTGGTCAACATGAACGGCGACCTGGTCGGGATCAACTCCGCGATCGCCACCATGGGCGGCGATTCAGCCGAAGCGCAGAGCGGTTCGATCGGCCTGGGCTTCGCGATCCCGGTGGATCAGGCCAAGCGGATCGCCGACGAACTCATCAACTCGCCGGACCACACGGCGTCGCACGCCTCACTGGGTGTGCGCGTCACCAGCGAGCGCAGCCTGCACGGCGCCAAGGTGGTCGAGGTGGTGCCCGGGGAGGCGGCCGCCAAGGCCGGTCTGCCCGAGGGCGCGACGGTGACGGCGTTCGACAAGCGCCCCATCGGCAGCGCTGACGCGTTGGTGGCCGCGGTGCGCTCCAAGGCTCCAGGCGACCAGGTGACGCTGACCTACCTGGACGCCGCCGGAGCATCCAAATCCGCGCAGGTCACGCTCGGTAAAGCGCAGCAGTGACGGGTTGGTGACCGCACGGTGCCGATGCGGCGGTCCCAGCTTCGGCTCTCCTTCGTCGAGCCTCGCTGAACCTCCGGTTTCATGCGGCGGTCCCAGCTTCGGCTCTCCTTCGTCGAGCCTCGCTGAACCTCCGTCGGGAACCAGATATACGGTTGCACCCATGGAGCAGTCCCGAGAACTCGCCGGCCGCGCCCTCGTCGTCGTTGTTGACGACCGCACCGCCCACGGCGATGAGGACCACAGTGGTCCGTTGGTCACCGAATTGTTGGCCGAAGGCGGATTCATGGTCGACGGTGTCGTCGCCGTCGCCGCCGACGAGGTAGAGATCCGCAACGCGCTGAACACGGCGGTGATCGGCGGGGTCGACCTGGTCGTTTCGGTGGGCGGAACCGGGGTCACCCCGCGCGACGTCACCCCCGAGGCCACCCGCGAGCTGCTGGACCGCGAGATCCTCGGCATCGCCGAGGCGCTGCGGGCCTCGGGGCTGTCCGCCGGCATCGCCGACGCGGGGCTCTCGCGTGGCCTGGCCGGCGTCTCGGGCAGCACCCTGGTGGTCAACCTGGCCGGGTCCCGGGCAGCGGTCCGCGACGGCATGGCGACACTGAACCCGCTGGCCGCGGCGATCATCGGCCAACTGTCCAGTCTGGAGATCTAGGCCGCCATGCCCGGACTCGAAGAGCATCAGTCGTCGTCGGACGAACGCGATCCCGACGACGCCCGCGAGGCCGAAGAACGCGAGCGCTGGTTGCGGGACAACATCCCGCCGCATCACGGTTGAGGTTCGACTTCTCGAAATCCCCCGTACGGACTCCGCAGCGGCTATTACGGTTCGCCGTAGGCGGCGTGGCGCCGCTTCGCAGTGCATCCGTACGGAAGGGGAGTTGCGGTGCTCAAGGGGTTCAAAAATTTCCTGATGCGTGACGACGTCATCACGGTGGCCATCGGTCTGGTGGTCGCGCTGGCGTTTTCCAACCTGGTCAAGGCCTTCACCGACAGCGTGATCAACCCGCTGGTCTCGGCCGCACAGCCCGACACTGCCGGGCTGGGGCTGGGTTACCAATTGGGGGCGGAGGGCAACGAGGCGACGTTCATCGACCTCGGCGCATTCATCTCGGCGATCATCTACTTCATCGTCTTCATGGCCACGATCTACTTCCTGATCGTGTTGCCCTACAAGCACATCCAGAAGCGCCGCGGGAACACCGTGTTCGGCGACCCGGCACCGACCAAGACCTGCCCCGAGTGCAAGTCCGAAATCGCCGCCGACGCCAACAAGTGCAAGTTCTGCGCCAGCGTGCAGCCCGCCAGCGCCGCATAGCGGTGTTCAGCGCAGGGTGAGCGTGACGGCCTGACCGAGGGTGGCGCCGGCCACCGCCACCGCAGCGTTGGCCGGCAACGCCACCAGGACCACCCGATCGTCGTGATTGTGCTTGTCGGACACCAGCACCACGATCCCGCCGCTGGCGAGCACCCGGGCGGCGCCCGGCGGGCCGGCGACATCCTCGCCGGTGGTCGTCACGACATCGACCACGTCGCCGGGGCGCACCAGATCGATCAGTGCCGCGTCGGCCGGATGCACGCCCACGATGCGGGCATCGGGTCCGGCGGCGGCCTCGGTGAGCCGGCGGCCCAGCACGCGGACGTCGGTGAGTATCTCGCCGCGGCGGGCCGGACCAGCCAGCGTGGTCTGCAACAGCGCCGCCACGTCAGTGGCGGCCCCGTCGGGAATCGTTTGAGCCGAACGGCTTTCGAGGGAAAGGTCGTCGAGGGTCAAGGTGATGCCAGGTGCGATGTCGCGGCTTGCCACTACGACGTCGAGCCGGTCGTCCTGCGGGTTGGAGCGCAGCGCTGTAACGCCGGCCAAAACGACGAGGGCTCCTGCGGTCACTCGCCGCGCCCGCACGGTGCGAGTCCAGTCCGGACGCAGTGCCAGCGAGATCCGGCTGATCAGCGTGGGGTTGAGCGAGTCGCCCATGGCGTCACGCTATGCGGCCGGCGCCCAACGGTTCGTCGACGTGGCGCCGGGGCTGTGGATAACGGCCTAGCTGGCGGTGGTCGCCGGTGCCGACGACGTGGTGCTGGCCTTGGCGCTGTCGCTGGACTTGGTGGCGCTGTCAGCCGACTTGGTGCCGCTGTCGCCCGAGCTACTGCCCGAGTCACCCGACGCCGAAGAACTGGCGGAGCTGCTGCCATTGCTGGAACCGTTGGACGTTGACTTCCCGGACTTGCCCGCTTCGCGGCTGTCGTTGCGGTAGAAACCACTGCCCTTGAAGACCACGCCCACCTTGCCGAAGATCTTGCGCAGCCGGCCGTTGCAGTCCTCGCAGGTAGTCAGCGCATCATCGGTGAAGGCCTGGACCACATCGAAGCGGTTGCTGCACTCGGTGCAGGCATAGCTGTAGGTGGGCACGTGAACCTCCGTGGATCGAACAATCGGCTTAGCACTCTACCGTGCTAAGTGCTAGAACCACTATGTGGCCTTCCTCATTCCAAGGCTCGTTCTGGGGCCACTTCGACGTCAGCCCAGTGCCACCAGGCCGAGCCCGGGCGTCACGGCATGCGTCATGGGCACGTCGTGGGCCTCCGCGGGCAGCTCGTCGAGAAGCTCCGCGTCGCGAACCACCGCCACCAGCGGAATCTGCGGCCTGCGCAACTGCAGCGAGCGATCGTAGAAACCGGCGCCGCGTCCCAGCCGCGCGCCCCGGCGGTCGACGGCCACCGCCGGCACCACGATCAGGTCCGCCTCGGTCAGCGCGTCGGCGGCCAGCCAGGGTTCCGGTGGTTCGAGCAGGCCGAACCGGGCGGTGGTCAGGTTTTCGGGCCGGTATTCGCCCCACAGCAGCGCCATCGGGGTGCCGTCGTTCTCGGTGCGCACCACCGGTAACAGCACGCGCGCGCCGCGACGGGCCAGGCCGGCGAGCATCGCGGTCGAGCCCGGCTCGCTGCCCACTGGCACATAGGCACAGATGGTGGTGGCCTCGCCCGCGACCCGCTCGAGGTGCTCGGCCAGCGCCGCGGCCTCGGCATCGTGTACATCGGGGGGTACCGCGCGTCGGTCGGCGAGCAGCCGCGCCCGCAACGCGGACTTGGCGGCCACCACCGCGTCGTCGGTCACGGCAACCAGACTGTCAGCAACGGCTCGCCCACCGCCAGCCGAAGAGGTGAAGTGGATTGCGGTTATCGTGTGAGCAATGCCCACGCCGAAGGTCCCGATTCCGCGCACCGCCATTGTGCCCGCGGCAGGTTTGGGCACCCGCTTTCTGCCCGCGACCAAGACCGTGCCCAAAGAGCTGCTGCCGGTCGTCGACACCCCCGGCATCGAGCTCGTCGCCGCCGAGGCGGCCGAGGCCGGTGCCGAGCGGTTGGTGATCATCACCTCCGAAGGCAAGGACGGCGTGGTCGCGCACTTCGTCGAAGACTTGGTGCTCGAAGGCACGCTCGAGGCCCGCGGTAAGAAGGCGATGCTGGCCAAGGTGCGCCGCGCCCCGCAGTTGATCAAGGTCGAGTCGGTGGTGCAGGCCGAGCCGCTGGGACTGGGGCACGCCATCAGCTGCGTCGAGCCCACCTTGTCCGACGACGAGGATGCCGTCGCGGTCCTGCTGCCCGACGACCTGGTGCTGCCCACCGGAGTGCTGGAGACCATGTCGAAGGTGCGGGCCCGCCGGGGCGGCACCGTGCTGTGCGCGATCGAGGTCAGCCCCGACGAGGTCAGCGCCTACGGCGTCTTCGACGTCGAGCCGCTGCCCGACGATGACAACCCGGACGTGATGCGGGTCAAGGGGATGGTCGAGAAGCCCAAGGCCCAAGACGCCCCTTCGATGTATGCCGCGGCGGGCCGCTACGTGCTGGACCGGGCCGTGTTCGACGCGTTGCGGCGCATCGACCGCGGGGCCGGCGGCGAGGTGCAGCTCACCGACGCCATCGCGCTGATGATCGCCGAAGGCCATCCCGTACACGTCGTCGTGCACCGGGGGTCGCGACACGACCTGGGAAATCCGGGCGGCTACCTCAAAGCTGCGGTTGACTTTGCCTTGGACCGCGATGACTACGGTCCGGATCTGCGCCGATGGTTGGTGGCGCGGCTGGGCTTGGCGGAGAACTGAGCTGACGTCTGCCCGAATCGGACCTCGGCTGCAACGGAGAAAGGCACACCGTGCGTTCGGTTGAGGAGCAGCAGGCCCGGGTTTCGGCTGCCGCGGTGGCGCCCCGCCCGGTCCGGGTGGCGATCGCCGAGGCGCAGGGCTTGATGTGCGCTGAAGAAGTGGTCGCCGAGCGGCCGATG
The window above is part of the Mycolicibacter sp. MU0102 genome. Proteins encoded here:
- a CDS encoding MogA/MoaB family molybdenum cofactor biosynthesis protein; this encodes MEQSRELAGRALVVVVDDRTAHGDEDHSGPLVTELLAEGGFMVDGVVAVAADEVEIRNALNTAVIGGVDLVVSVGGTGVTPRDVTPEATRELLDREILGIAEALRASGLSAGIADAGLSRGLAGVSGSTLVVNLAGSRAAVRDGMATLNPLAAAIIGQLSSLEI
- a CDS encoding MscL family protein, producing MLKGFKNFLMRDDVITVAIGLVVALAFSNLVKAFTDSVINPLVSAAQPDTAGLGLGYQLGAEGNEATFIDLGAFISAIIYFIVFMATIYFLIVLPYKHIQKRRGNTVFGDPAPTKTCPECKSEIAADANKCKFCASVQPASAA
- a CDS encoding SAF domain-containing protein — translated: MGDSLNPTLISRISLALRPDWTRTVRARRVTAGALVVLAGVTALRSNPQDDRLDVVVASRDIAPGITLTLDDLSLESRSAQTIPDGAATDVAALLQTTLAGPARRGEILTDVRVLGRRLTEAAAGPDARIVGVHPADAALIDLVRPGDVVDVVTTTGEDVAGPPGAARVLASGGIVVLVSDKHNHDDRVVLVALPANAAVAVAGATLGQAVTLTLR
- a CDS encoding FmdB family zinc ribbon protein, with the protein product MPTYSYACTECSNRFDVVQAFTDDALTTCEDCNGRLRKIFGKVGVVFKGSGFYRNDSREAGKSGKSTSNGSSNGSSSASSSASGDSGSSSGDSGTKSADSATKSSDSAKASTTSSAPATTAS
- a CDS encoding 5-formyltetrahydrofolate cyclo-ligase, coding for MTDDAVVAAKSALRARLLADRRAVPPDVHDAEAAALAEHLERVAGEATTICAYVPVGSEPGSTAMLAGLARRGARVLLPVVRTENDGTPMALLWGEYRPENLTTARFGLLEPPEPWLAADALTEADLIVVPAVAVDRRGARLGRGAGFYDRSLQLRRPQIPLVAVVRDAELLDELPAEAHDVPMTHAVTPGLGLVALG
- a CDS encoding UTP--glucose-1-phosphate uridylyltransferase translates to MPTPKVPIPRTAIVPAAGLGTRFLPATKTVPKELLPVVDTPGIELVAAEAAEAGAERLVIITSEGKDGVVAHFVEDLVLEGTLEARGKKAMLAKVRRAPQLIKVESVVQAEPLGLGHAISCVEPTLSDDEDAVAVLLPDDLVLPTGVLETMSKVRARRGGTVLCAIEVSPDEVSAYGVFDVEPLPDDDNPDVMRVKGMVEKPKAQDAPSMYAAAGRYVLDRAVFDALRRIDRGAGGEVQLTDAIALMIAEGHPVHVVVHRGSRHDLGNPGGYLKAAVDFALDRDDYGPDLRRWLVARLGLAEN